The following proteins are encoded in a genomic region of Bacillus sp. FJAT-22090:
- a CDS encoding type I restriction endonuclease subunit R, with product MVHSFVSESELEDNLIQQLIRGESQWTYRGDLHTEDEMWQNFKNKLENNNKDVLNEIPLTEQEFLQIKEQLHFVNFYEAAKWLAGENGIAKVQVQREDAALGTIRLRVLNRADVAGGMSSYEVINQYQSNKRTIEDQERRFDVTLLINGLPMIHIELKNRKHSYMESFRQIKKYLKEDKFTGIFSTVQMFVVSNGTDTRYIATARDEKLNEQFLSKWVDHENQPVNNYLDFAKDVLSIPQAHKMVTQYTVIDSAKKALILLRPYQIHAIEAVKEASRQQESGYVWHTTGSGKTLTSYKVARNLLQIPSLQKTIFIVDRVDLDQQTSSSFESYAEHDVIEVDETDNVSDLIKKLLSQDRNVVVTTIQKLNHVMKRFAGKDDTKKSSALRQLKIAFVVDECHRAVSPQKQQEIKEFFVRSLWYGFTGTPIFAENAKQAVGDLPRTTEGQYGRRLHEYTVKEAIYDKAVLGFQIEYKSTFSEEELNEALIQLDSEIELDGLTLADKEARLPKRVYKHERHMLEVIQSIVNKSRNKLGFQNGVGKTYNAILTTSSITQAQRYYDLFKRVKAGKTTVQISEKTKRTLPDFPKVAITYSISENEESSIENQERMKEALLDYNEAFGTSYTLETMRSYNRNVNDRLARKKEKFLPRSEQLDIIIVVDRLLTGFDAPCLSTLFIDRLAMKPHDLIQAFSRTNRLFDKSKKYGQIVTFQTPTIFEEKVKQALVLYSNGGENEVVAPTWEEAHVAFLTAIEELREIAPTPEGIDVESLEPAQLKKFAKAYQALDKAFANIQVYTEYSDAKLGTDYPIQLNQIEEYHGKYVNVLEKLRKEKEDQDDVDVNIEYELESVKTEEINYEYILLLIQAFLPNTHDEKAKQPPAEKTAEEINQYLARLKKGNPTLAGLMEELWTNIQENPEAYRDQHVSSLLEQMIQQAINTMVDAFAKTWWVQKAELAFMVANYNPNLQKQNGEAELKRTSDYEGYKNHTENPKKRLTYWKSVRQAFDDMMIQDIMPLQNR from the coding sequence ATGGTTCATTCTTTTGTATCTGAATCGGAACTAGAAGATAACTTAATTCAACAATTAATACGTGGTGAATCCCAATGGACGTATCGTGGGGATTTACATACGGAAGATGAGATGTGGCAAAACTTTAAAAACAAGCTGGAAAACAATAATAAAGATGTACTGAACGAGATCCCTTTGACAGAACAAGAATTCCTTCAAATTAAAGAACAGCTTCATTTCGTGAATTTTTACGAAGCGGCTAAATGGTTGGCCGGCGAGAACGGCATCGCTAAAGTTCAAGTACAGCGAGAAGATGCGGCACTTGGCACAATTCGTTTGAGAGTATTAAATCGTGCCGATGTAGCGGGCGGTATGTCCTCTTATGAAGTGATTAATCAATATCAAAGTAATAAACGAACAATTGAAGATCAAGAACGGCGCTTTGATGTAACGTTATTAATTAATGGGTTACCGATGATTCATATTGAGCTAAAAAACAGAAAGCACTCCTACATGGAAAGCTTTCGTCAAATTAAAAAGTATCTAAAAGAAGATAAATTTACAGGTATCTTCTCGACTGTACAAATGTTTGTCGTATCGAATGGTACAGATACCCGTTATATTGCGACGGCTCGTGATGAGAAGTTGAACGAACAGTTTTTAAGTAAATGGGTAGATCATGAAAACCAACCGGTCAATAATTACTTGGATTTTGCTAAAGATGTTCTCTCGATTCCGCAGGCACACAAAATGGTGACGCAATATACAGTCATTGATAGTGCGAAAAAAGCGTTGATTTTACTTCGTCCGTATCAAATCCATGCGATTGAAGCGGTGAAAGAGGCTTCAAGACAACAAGAATCGGGCTATGTGTGGCATACAACAGGTTCAGGGAAAACATTAACATCGTACAAAGTAGCACGTAATTTACTTCAAATTCCGTCCTTACAAAAAACGATCTTTATTGTGGATCGTGTCGATTTAGACCAACAAACAAGCAGCTCATTCGAATCGTATGCGGAGCATGATGTAATTGAGGTAGATGAAACAGATAATGTTAGCGACTTAATCAAAAAGTTACTGTCCCAAGATCGGAATGTAGTTGTGACAACTATTCAAAAGCTTAATCATGTTATGAAGCGTTTTGCTGGAAAAGACGATACAAAGAAATCCAGTGCGCTTCGTCAATTGAAAATAGCGTTCGTAGTAGATGAGTGTCACCGAGCGGTTTCACCTCAAAAACAGCAAGAAATTAAAGAATTCTTTGTCCGCTCGTTGTGGTACGGCTTCACTGGTACGCCTATTTTTGCAGAAAATGCGAAACAGGCTGTAGGCGACCTCCCTCGCACAACAGAGGGACAATACGGACGACGATTACATGAATATACGGTCAAAGAAGCAATTTACGATAAAGCGGTGCTAGGATTCCAAATTGAATACAAGAGTACCTTTTCCGAAGAAGAACTTAACGAAGCATTGATTCAATTAGACAGTGAAATAGAATTAGACGGCCTTACACTTGCTGACAAAGAAGCACGTTTACCGAAGCGGGTCTATAAACATGAACGCCATATGCTAGAGGTCATTCAATCAATCGTTAATAAATCCCGCAACAAACTCGGTTTCCAAAATGGTGTCGGTAAGACGTATAATGCGATTCTAACGACTTCTTCAATTACTCAAGCACAACGATATTATGACTTGTTTAAACGAGTGAAAGCAGGCAAAACAACCGTGCAGATTAGTGAAAAAACGAAGCGTACTTTACCTGACTTCCCGAAAGTTGCAATTACTTACTCGATTTCCGAGAATGAAGAATCCTCTATCGAAAATCAAGAGAGGATGAAAGAAGCCCTTCTTGATTACAACGAAGCCTTCGGTACAAGCTATACATTGGAAACGATGCGTTCATACAACCGCAACGTCAATGATCGATTAGCCCGTAAAAAAGAGAAGTTCTTACCTAGATCGGAACAATTGGATATTATCATTGTTGTGGATCGTTTATTAACAGGTTTTGATGCACCTTGTCTATCGACATTATTCATTGACCGTCTTGCAATGAAGCCACATGATTTAATACAAGCCTTTTCACGTACAAACCGTCTGTTCGATAAGTCGAAAAAATACGGTCAAATCGTAACATTCCAAACACCAACGATTTTTGAAGAAAAAGTGAAGCAAGCACTTGTCCTTTATTCAAATGGTGGCGAAAATGAAGTGGTGGCTCCAACGTGGGAGGAAGCACACGTGGCGTTCCTAACAGCGATTGAGGAATTACGTGAAATAGCCCCAACACCTGAGGGAATAGACGTAGAGAGCTTAGAACCAGCACAATTAAAGAAATTTGCGAAAGCCTATCAAGCTTTAGATAAAGCCTTTGCGAATATTCAGGTATATACCGAGTATAGCGATGCGAAGCTTGGTACAGACTATCCAATCCAACTGAACCAGATTGAAGAATATCATGGCAAATACGTCAATGTATTAGAGAAACTTCGGAAGGAAAAAGAAGATCAAGATGATGTGGACGTTAATATTGAGTATGAGTTGGAATCTGTAAAAACAGAAGAAATCAATTACGAATACATTTTACTTCTAATCCAAGCCTTTTTACCGAATACGCACGATGAAAAAGCGAAACAACCACCCGCCGAAAAGACTGCGGAAGAAATTAATCAGTATTTAGCAAGGTTGAAAAAAGGAAATCCGACACTCGCAGGATTAATGGAAGAACTATGGACGAATATCCAAGAGAATCCGGAAGCTTATCGGGATCAACATGTATCGTCTCTATTAGAACAAATGATACAGCAAGCGATTAACACGATGGTTGATGCTTTTGCGAAAACATGGTGGGTTCAGAAAGCTGAATTAGCATTCATGGTCGCTAACTATAATCCAAACCTCCAAAAACAAAATGGTGAAGCTGAATTGAAGCGAACAAGTGATTATGAGGGATATAAAAATCATACCGAAAATCCTAAAAAACGATTAACGTACTGGAAATCAGTCAGACAAGCCTTTGATGACATGATGATTCAAGATATTATGCCATTGCAAAACAGGTAG